A DNA window from Luteibaculum oceani contains the following coding sequences:
- a CDS encoding TerC family protein, whose protein sequence is MLEIFTQPEAWIALLTLTFLEIVLGIDNIIFISMVSGKLPKEQQPKARMVGLSLALIMRLILLSMISYITQLTQPITELFGYAITWRDLILFVGGLFLIAKSTKELHHKVTDVEHEVTAKAYNSFAKAIFQIIVLDLIFSFDSILTAIGLTDQLILMIIAVIISIIIMMVFAGKISDFINKYPTLQVLALSFLILIGFTLILEVEALGIHIPKGYIYFAVFFSLAVETININATKKRKKNEASA, encoded by the coding sequence ATGCTAGAAATATTTACCCAGCCTGAGGCATGGATTGCCTTACTTACGCTTACTTTCCTAGAAATAGTTTTAGGCATCGACAATATAATTTTTATTTCGATGGTATCTGGAAAGCTCCCCAAAGAACAACAGCCAAAAGCGAGAATGGTTGGACTTTCACTTGCATTAATAATGAGGTTGATCTTGCTTAGTATGATTAGCTATATAACCCAGTTAACGCAGCCCATTACTGAGTTGTTTGGATACGCCATAACTTGGCGCGATTTAATACTTTTTGTTGGAGGATTATTCTTAATTGCTAAGTCTACAAAAGAATTACACCACAAAGTAACGGATGTGGAACACGAGGTTACCGCTAAGGCATATAACTCGTTTGCCAAGGCAATTTTTCAAATTATAGTGCTTGATTTGATATTCTCCTTCGATAGTATTCTAACCGCCATAGGCTTGACAGATCAACTCATTCTTATGATTATTGCTGTAATCATATCCATAATTATCATGATGGTTTTCGCTGGAAAAATTTCCGACTTTATCAATAAGTACCCCACACTACAAGTGCTAGCGCTTTCCTTTTTAATATTGATAGGGTTTACTCTGATTTTGGAGGTTGAAGCTCTGGGTATCCATATTCCAAAAGGCTATATTTACTTCGCGGTTTTCTTTTCACTAGCCGTAGAAACCATCAACATTAACGCAACCAAAAAAAGAAAGAAAAATGAAGCTAGCGCTTAA